The region TATTCCTCGCGAACATGGGGCCGATACCGCAGCACAAGGCGCGGGCCGACTTCAGCGCCGGTTTCATGGAGGTCGCGCACTTTGAGGTGCTGAGAAACAACGGCTTCCCCACGCCGGAAGAGGCCGTCAAGGCCGCCGTCGAATCGGAGGCCGAGGTGGCCGTCATCTGCTCCACCGACGACTCCTACCCGGAACTGGTACCGCCCGTGGCGCGCGGCATCAAAGCCGCCCGTCCGGAAATGCGTCTGCTGCTCGCGGGCGCGCCGGCCGCGGAATACAAAGATTCATATATCGAAGCCGGCGTGGACGACTTTATCCACGTCAGGGCCAACTGCTACGAAATACTCAAATCGATACAGGAAAAGGCGATAAAGGCCTCCGGCTGCCCGGCGGCGGACGAAAATCCTCGTAAAGGGGAGGGACTCTAAATGTCATCTTCAAATCCCGATTTCACAAAGATCCCTCTGAACATGGAACCCAAAAGGGCCATTAGCTATGAGGAATGGAAGAAAAAGGTCGAAAAAGAGACCGGAAAATCATTTGAAAGCCTGCTGCACCGCACAATGGAACAGATCGAAGTCGCCCCGCTCTACACCAAGTCCTGCTACGAGGGCATGAACCATCTCAGCTACACGGCGGGGCTGCCGCCCTTCCTGCGCGGCCCCTACCCCACCATGTACGTCACACGCCCCTGGACCGTGCGTCAGTACGCGGGCTTCTCCACCGCCGAAGAAAGCAACGCCTTCTACCGCCGCAACCTCGCCGCGGGACAGAAGGGGCTCTCCATCGCCTTTGACCTCGCGACACACCGCGGCTACGACTCCGATCATCCGCGCGTCGTCGGAGACGTCGGAAAGGCGGGCGTCGCCGTCGACTCCATCCTCGACATGGAGATACTCTTCTCCGGCATACCGCTCGGGCAGATGTCCGTCTCCATGACGATGAACGGCGCGGTCCTTCCCGTCCTCGCCTTCTACATCGTCGCGGCCGAGGAACAGGGCGTCGACAAATCGGTGCTCTCCGGCACCATCCAGAACGACATCCTGAAAGAATTCATGGTCCGCAACACCTACATATACCCGCCGGCGCCGTCGATGAGGATCATCGGCGACATCTTCGCCTACACCTCGCGGAACATGCCGAAATTCAACAGCATAAGCATCTCCGGCTACCACATGCAGGAGGCGGGAGCGACGGCGGACATCGAGCTCGGCTACACGCTCGCCGACGGACTTGAATACATCCGCACCGGACAGGCGGCGGGACTCGGCGTCGACGACTTCGCGCCGCGCCTCTCCTTCTTCTGGGCGATCGGCAAAAACTACTTCATGGAAGTGGCGAAAATGCGCGCCGGACGTATGCTCTGGGCCAAGATCGTCAAACAGTTCGGCCCTAAAAAGGCCAAATCCATGGCCCTGCGTACCCACTCGCAGACCTCGGGCTGGAGCCTTACGGCACAGGACCCCTTCAACAACGTCGCGCGCACCTGCGTCGAGGCGATGGCGGCAGCCCTCGGCCACACACAGTCGCTCCACACCAACGCCCTCGACGAAGCCATCGCGCTGCCGACCGACTTCTCGGCCCGTATCGCGCGAAACACCCAGCTCTACATCCAGGACGAGACCAGCGTCTGCAAAGTCATCGACCCGTGGGGCGGCTCCTACTACGTCGAGGCGCTCACCGACGAGCTCATCCGCCGCGCCTGGGGCCACATCCAGGAGGTCGAGGCCCTCGGCGGCATGTCCAAGGCCATCGAAACCGGACTGCCGAAGATGCGCATCGAAGAGGCGGCGGCGCGCCGCCAGGCCCGCATCGACTCCGGCAGTGAAAAGATCATCGGCGTCAACGCCCTGCAGCTCGAACAGGAAGACCCCATCGACATCCTTGAAGTCGACAACAGCGCCGTGCGTGATGCGCAGATAGCGCGGCTCGCGAAACTGCGCGCCAACAGGAACCAGGAAGAGGTCGACAGATGGCTTGCGGCCATAACCAGATCGCTTGAAACGGGAGAGGGGAACCTCCTCGAATTTGCCGTCGAAGCGGCGCGCGCACGCGCCAGCCTCGGCGAAATATCCGACGCCGTGGAAAAGGCGTCGGGAAGGCACAAAGCCGTCATCCGTTCGATCTCGGGCATCTACAGCAGCGAATTCGCGGAAGAGGAGATCATCGAAGAGGTCCGCAGAATGACCGACGAATTTGAAGAACGCGAAGGCCGCCGTCCGCGCATCATGGTCGCCAAAATGGGACAGGACGGACACGACCGCGGCGCGAAGGTGGTCGCCACCGCCTACGCCGACATGGGCTTCGACGTGGACATCGGACCTCTCTTCCAGACGCCGGAAGAGACCGCGCAGGACGCGGCCGACAACGACGTCCACATCGTAGGCATGAGCTCACTCGCCGCGGGGCACAAGACACTGCTGCCCCAGCTCGTCGAGGAACTTGAAAAACACGGGCGCGGAGACATCATGGTCGTCGCCGGCGGCGTCATCCCGGCACAGGACTATCAGTTCCTCTACGACCACGGAGCGGCCTGCATCTTCGGTCCCGGAACGGTGATACCGGCGGCGGCCAAGGAGATGCTCGAAAAACTCAACGAGCGCCTCGCGGCAGCCCACGTCTGAGCTATGCGGGAAAACCTTCGTCCGGACTGGCAGCCGGAAGACGCTGGTGCGGAATTTGCCTGCTCCGTGATGCCCGGCGTGTCGCTCGCGAGCGGCCACAACGCGGCGGCGCGCGGCGCCGCGCCTGCAAAGGCGAGGACCGCGCTGACGGCGGAGGACTACGCGCAGGGAATACTGGCCGGCGACCGCGTCATACTCTCCCGGGCGATAACCGTGATCGAGAGCAACGCGCCGAAACACTTTGAACTCGGCCAGGAGATAATACAGAAGATACTGCCTCACAGCGGCAAAGCGATGAGGGTAGGGATAACGGGCGTGCCGGGTGCGGGAAAAAGCACCTTTATCGAAGCATTCGGCACCTACCTCTGCGGCGAGGGACTCAAAGTTGCGGTCCTCGCCGTGGACCCCTCCAGTTCGCTCTCAAGGGGCAGCATCCTCGGGGACAAGACGCGCATGGAAAACCTCACGCGGGAGAAAAACGCCTTTATTCGCCCCTCCCCCTCCGGCGGGTCGCTCGGCGGCGTCACCAGAAAAAGCCGCGAAACGATGCTGCTTTGCGAAGCTGCCGGATACGACGCCGTTCTCGTTGAGACCGTCGGCGTGGGACAGAGCG is a window of Cloacibacillus sp. DNA encoding:
- the scpA gene encoding methylmalonyl-CoA mutase, whose amino-acid sequence is MSSSNPDFTKIPLNMEPKRAISYEEWKKKVEKETGKSFESLLHRTMEQIEVAPLYTKSCYEGMNHLSYTAGLPPFLRGPYPTMYVTRPWTVRQYAGFSTAEESNAFYRRNLAAGQKGLSIAFDLATHRGYDSDHPRVVGDVGKAGVAVDSILDMEILFSGIPLGQMSVSMTMNGAVLPVLAFYIVAAEEQGVDKSVLSGTIQNDILKEFMVRNTYIYPPAPSMRIIGDIFAYTSRNMPKFNSISISGYHMQEAGATADIELGYTLADGLEYIRTGQAAGLGVDDFAPRLSFFWAIGKNYFMEVAKMRAGRMLWAKIVKQFGPKKAKSMALRTHSQTSGWSLTAQDPFNNVARTCVEAMAAALGHTQSLHTNALDEAIALPTDFSARIARNTQLYIQDETSVCKVIDPWGGSYYVEALTDELIRRAWGHIQEVEALGGMSKAIETGLPKMRIEEAAARRQARIDSGSEKIIGVNALQLEQEDPIDILEVDNSAVRDAQIARLAKLRANRNQEEVDRWLAAITRSLETGEGNLLEFAVEAARARASLGEISDAVEKASGRHKAVIRSISGIYSSEFAEEEIIEEVRRMTDEFEEREGRRPRIMVAKMGQDGHDRGAKVVATAYADMGFDVDIGPLFQTPEETAQDAADNDVHIVGMSSLAAGHKTLLPQLVEELEKHGRGDIMVVAGGVIPAQDYQFLYDHGAACIFGPGTVIPAAAKEMLEKLNERLAAAHV
- the meaB gene encoding methylmalonyl Co-A mutase-associated GTPase MeaB; the protein is MRENLRPDWQPEDAGAEFACSVMPGVSLASGHNAAARGAAPAKARTALTAEDYAQGILAGDRVILSRAITVIESNAPKHFELGQEIIQKILPHSGKAMRVGITGVPGAGKSTFIEAFGTYLCGEGLKVAVLAVDPSSSLSRGSILGDKTRMENLTREKNAFIRPSPSGGSLGGVTRKSRETMLLCEAAGYDAVLVETVGVGQSETMVRSMVDYFLVVVITGAGDDLQGIKKGIIELADSILVNKADGDNKMKAMMARADYDQILHYLRPATEGWKTKAYTCSSITGEGIADMWGVIKDFRDNVTASGVFSKRRKEQTIEWVRAMTAEYLQNKIAQNAELTKCREDIERKVIEGVITPTVAAKAVIGSMERLLFTGTNET